The Astyanax mexicanus isolate ESR-SI-001 chromosome 12, AstMex3_surface, whole genome shotgun sequence genome window below encodes:
- the dpp9 gene encoding dipeptidyl peptidase 9 isoform X1, which translates to MYRVKRVKLEDETEGSWKSLAAVKMTAVDDLSDSTEVVEMEDVSSQFFVEKHSWDGLREIIHGSRKYSGMIINKAPHDFQFVQKHDDSGPHSHRLYYLGMPYGSRENSLLYSEIPKKIRKEALLVLSWKQMLDHFQATPHHGVYSREEELLRERKRLGVFGITSYDYHAQSGLFLFQASNSLFYCHDGGHNGFIQAAPMKPVEIKTQCSGIRMDPKICPGDPNFIAFINNNDLWVTNIESGGERRLTFCHKGLNNVKDDPKSAGVATFVIQEEFDRFTGYWWCPAVSEGADGGKTLQLLYEEVDESEVEIIHVPSPALEERKADVYRYPRTGSKNPQISLKLAEIQTDEDGEVTSAQTKELVLPFKTLFPGVEYITRAGWTKDGKYAWAVFLDRSQQKLQLVLLPPALFLPVGVEDPQWEEHVAAMPEGVQPFVIYEEVTDIWINVHDIFYPFVQTSNDEISFLWVNESKTGFCHLYKITSLLQPGCQQWTKDYTPSDDDFKCSVKEEVTLTSGEWEVLARHGSKIWVNEETKLVYFQGTKDTPLEHHLYVVSYDSPGDIVRLTKPGFSHSCSVSQNFDMFISHYSNVSTPPFVHVYKLVGSDSDPLHKEPEFWASMMEAAGCPADYVPPEIFSFPAKSGFDLYGMLYKPHNLKPGKKHPAILFVYGGPQVQLVNNSYKGVKYLRLNTLASLGYAVVVIDGRGSCQRGLKFEGALKNKMGQVEIEDQVEGLQYVADKYKFIDLSRVAIHGWSYGGFLSLMGLIHRPNVFKVAVAGAPVTVWMAYDTGYTERYMDVPENNLQGYEAGSVALHVDKLPNEPNRLLILHGFLDENVHFFHTNFLVSQLIRAGKPYQLQIYPNERHSIRCPESGEHYEIMLLYFLQQNL; encoded by the exons ATGTATAGAGTAAAAAGGGTGAAACTTGAAGACGAAACAGAAGGAAGTTGGAAAAG TTTAGCAGCTGTCAAGATGACTGCAGTAGATGACCTTTCAGACAGCACTGAAGTGGTGGAGATGGAAGACGTGTCCTCCCAGTTCTTTGTGGAGAAGCACTCCTGGGATGGCTTGCGCGAAATCATCCACGGAAGTCGGAAGTACTCCGGAATGATCATCAACAAGGCACCCCACGACTTCCAGTTTGTACAGAAACATGATGATTCAGGCCCTCATTCTCATCGCCTGTACTATCTTG gTATGCCCTATGGGAGCAGGGAAAACTCATTACTGTACTCAGAAATTCCAAAGAAGATCAGGAAAGAAGCTCTTCTGGTTCTGTCCTGGAAGCAGATGTTGGATCACTTTCAG GCGACTCCTCATCACGGCGTGTACTCTCGGGAGGAGGAGCTCCTGCGCGAGCGGAAACGCCTCGGCGTGTTCGGCATCACGTCCTATGACTATCATGCGCAAAGCGGCCTTTTCCTTTTTCAAGCTAGCAACAGCCTTTTCTATTGTCATGATGGTGGACATAATGGCTTCATT CAGGCCGCACCCATGAAGCCCGTGGAGATTAAAACTCAGTGCTCAGGGATTCGCATGGACCCCAAGATATGTCCCGGAGACCCCAACTTCATAGCCTTCATCAACAACAATGACCTGTGGGTGACCAACATCGAATCCGGAGGGGAACGGAGGCTGACCTTCTGTCATAAAG GCTTGAATAATGTAAAGGATGACCCAAAGTCAGCTGGTGTCGCGACCTTTGTGATTCAGGAGGAGTTTGATCGTTTCACTGGATACTGGTGGTGTCCAGCAGTTTCAGAAG GTGCAGATGGAGGAAAGACCCTGCAGCTGCTGTATGAAGAAGTGGATGAGTCGGAGGTAGAGATCATTCACGTTCCTTCACCAGCCCTGGAGGAGCGCAAAGCTGATGTATATAGATACCCACGCACCG GGAGTAAAAACCCACAGATCAGTCTGAAACTGGCTGAAATTCAAACAGATGAAGATGGTGAG GTTACAAGCGCACAGACCAAGGAGCTCGTTCTGCCTTTCAAAACACTGTTCCCTGGGGTGGAGTACATCACGCGGGCTGGCTGGACAAAAGACGGCAAATA CGCATGGGCAGTGTTTCTGGACCGCAGTCAACAGAAGCTGCAGCTGGTTCTCCTACCCCCTGCGTTATTTCTCCCGGTGGGTGTGGAAGATCCACAGTGGGAGGAGCATGTGGCTGCCATGCCTGAGGGAGTGCAGCCCTTCGTCATCTACGAGGAGGTGACGGATATCTGGATCAAT GTCCACGATATCTTCTACCCTTTCGTCCAAACAAGTAACGACGAGATTAGCTTCCTGTGGGTGAACGAATCAAAAACGGGCTTCTGCCATTTGTACAAAATCACAAGCCTTCTACAGCCAGGTTGCCAGCAGTGGACTAAAGACTACACTCCCTCTGATG ACGATTTCAAATGTTCAGTAAAGGAGGAGGTGACCTTAACCAGTGGAGAGTGGGAGGTGCTTGCTAGGCATGGGTCCAAG ATCTGGGTAAATGAAGAAACGAAGCTGGTGTATTTCCAGGGGACAAAAGACACGCCCCTGGAGCATCACTTATACGTGGTTAGCTACGACTCACCGGGAGATATCGTCCGATTGACAAAGCCAGGCTTTTCACACAGTTGCTCTGTAAGCCAG AACTTCGACATGTTCATCAGCCACTATAGCAACGTGAGCACTCCTCCCTTCGTTCACGTCTACAAGCTGGTTGGTTCAGACAGCGACCCTTTGCACAAAGAGCCAGAGTTCTGGGCCAGCATGATGGAGGCAGCAG GATGCCCAGCAGATTATGTTCCACCCGAGATATTTAGTTTCCCTGCAAAGTCAGGCTTTGATCTGTATGGAATGCTGTACAAACCACACAACTTGAAACCGGGCAAAAAACACCCAGCCATACTGTTCGTGTATGGTGGTCCACAG GTGCAGTTAGTGAACAACTCTTACAAAGGAGTGAAGTATTTGCGTCTGAACACACTAGCATCTCTAGGTTATGCCGTGGTCGTTATCGATGGAAGAGGCTCGTGCCAGAGGGGTCTGAAGTTTGAAGGGGCTCTAAAAAACAAAATG GGTCAGGTGGAGATTGAGGACCAAGTGGAGGGTCTTCAGTATGTGGCTGACAAGTACAAGTTTATAGACTTAAGTCGTGTGGCCATTCATGGCTGGTCTTACGGAGGATTTCTCTCCCTCATGGGACTCATTCATAGGCCGAATGTGTTCAAG GTGGCCGTAGCCGGAGCTCCTGTAACAGTGTGGATGGCTTATGACACTGGCTATACTGAACGCTACATGGACGTGCCTGAAAACAACCTGCAGGGCTATGAAGCGGGTTCTGTGGCCTTGCATGTGGACAAGCTACCGAATGA GCCAAACCGGTTATTAATCTTACATGGGTTCCTTGATGAGAATGTGCACTTTTTCCACACCAACTTCCTGGTGTCTCAGCTTATCCGTGCAGGGAAGCCATATCAGCTACAG ATCTATCCCAACGAGAGGCACAGCATCCGCTGCCCCGAGTCCGGCGAGCACTACGAGATCATGCTGCTATATTTCCTCCAGCAGAATCTCTGA
- the dpp9 gene encoding dipeptidyl peptidase 9 isoform X2, producing the protein MYRVKRVKLEDETEGSWKSLAAVKMTAVDDLSDSTEVVEMEDVSSQFFVEKHSWDGLREIIHGSRKYSGMIINKAPHDFQFVQKHDDSGPHSHRLYYLGMPYGSRENSLLYSEIPKKIRKEALLVLSWKQMLDHFQATPHHGVYSREEELLRERKRLGVFGITSYDYHAQSGLFLFQASNSLFYCHDGGHNGFIAAPMKPVEIKTQCSGIRMDPKICPGDPNFIAFINNNDLWVTNIESGGERRLTFCHKGLNNVKDDPKSAGVATFVIQEEFDRFTGYWWCPAVSEGADGGKTLQLLYEEVDESEVEIIHVPSPALEERKADVYRYPRTGSKNPQISLKLAEIQTDEDGEVTSAQTKELVLPFKTLFPGVEYITRAGWTKDGKYAWAVFLDRSQQKLQLVLLPPALFLPVGVEDPQWEEHVAAMPEGVQPFVIYEEVTDIWINVHDIFYPFVQTSNDEISFLWVNESKTGFCHLYKITSLLQPGCQQWTKDYTPSDDDFKCSVKEEVTLTSGEWEVLARHGSKIWVNEETKLVYFQGTKDTPLEHHLYVVSYDSPGDIVRLTKPGFSHSCSVSQNFDMFISHYSNVSTPPFVHVYKLVGSDSDPLHKEPEFWASMMEAAGCPADYVPPEIFSFPAKSGFDLYGMLYKPHNLKPGKKHPAILFVYGGPQVQLVNNSYKGVKYLRLNTLASLGYAVVVIDGRGSCQRGLKFEGALKNKMGQVEIEDQVEGLQYVADKYKFIDLSRVAIHGWSYGGFLSLMGLIHRPNVFKVAVAGAPVTVWMAYDTGYTERYMDVPENNLQGYEAGSVALHVDKLPNEPNRLLILHGFLDENVHFFHTNFLVSQLIRAGKPYQLQIYPNERHSIRCPESGEHYEIMLLYFLQQNL; encoded by the exons ATGTATAGAGTAAAAAGGGTGAAACTTGAAGACGAAACAGAAGGAAGTTGGAAAAG TTTAGCAGCTGTCAAGATGACTGCAGTAGATGACCTTTCAGACAGCACTGAAGTGGTGGAGATGGAAGACGTGTCCTCCCAGTTCTTTGTGGAGAAGCACTCCTGGGATGGCTTGCGCGAAATCATCCACGGAAGTCGGAAGTACTCCGGAATGATCATCAACAAGGCACCCCACGACTTCCAGTTTGTACAGAAACATGATGATTCAGGCCCTCATTCTCATCGCCTGTACTATCTTG gTATGCCCTATGGGAGCAGGGAAAACTCATTACTGTACTCAGAAATTCCAAAGAAGATCAGGAAAGAAGCTCTTCTGGTTCTGTCCTGGAAGCAGATGTTGGATCACTTTCAG GCGACTCCTCATCACGGCGTGTACTCTCGGGAGGAGGAGCTCCTGCGCGAGCGGAAACGCCTCGGCGTGTTCGGCATCACGTCCTATGACTATCATGCGCAAAGCGGCCTTTTCCTTTTTCAAGCTAGCAACAGCCTTTTCTATTGTCATGATGGTGGACATAATGGCTTCATT GCCGCACCCATGAAGCCCGTGGAGATTAAAACTCAGTGCTCAGGGATTCGCATGGACCCCAAGATATGTCCCGGAGACCCCAACTTCATAGCCTTCATCAACAACAATGACCTGTGGGTGACCAACATCGAATCCGGAGGGGAACGGAGGCTGACCTTCTGTCATAAAG GCTTGAATAATGTAAAGGATGACCCAAAGTCAGCTGGTGTCGCGACCTTTGTGATTCAGGAGGAGTTTGATCGTTTCACTGGATACTGGTGGTGTCCAGCAGTTTCAGAAG GTGCAGATGGAGGAAAGACCCTGCAGCTGCTGTATGAAGAAGTGGATGAGTCGGAGGTAGAGATCATTCACGTTCCTTCACCAGCCCTGGAGGAGCGCAAAGCTGATGTATATAGATACCCACGCACCG GGAGTAAAAACCCACAGATCAGTCTGAAACTGGCTGAAATTCAAACAGATGAAGATGGTGAG GTTACAAGCGCACAGACCAAGGAGCTCGTTCTGCCTTTCAAAACACTGTTCCCTGGGGTGGAGTACATCACGCGGGCTGGCTGGACAAAAGACGGCAAATA CGCATGGGCAGTGTTTCTGGACCGCAGTCAACAGAAGCTGCAGCTGGTTCTCCTACCCCCTGCGTTATTTCTCCCGGTGGGTGTGGAAGATCCACAGTGGGAGGAGCATGTGGCTGCCATGCCTGAGGGAGTGCAGCCCTTCGTCATCTACGAGGAGGTGACGGATATCTGGATCAAT GTCCACGATATCTTCTACCCTTTCGTCCAAACAAGTAACGACGAGATTAGCTTCCTGTGGGTGAACGAATCAAAAACGGGCTTCTGCCATTTGTACAAAATCACAAGCCTTCTACAGCCAGGTTGCCAGCAGTGGACTAAAGACTACACTCCCTCTGATG ACGATTTCAAATGTTCAGTAAAGGAGGAGGTGACCTTAACCAGTGGAGAGTGGGAGGTGCTTGCTAGGCATGGGTCCAAG ATCTGGGTAAATGAAGAAACGAAGCTGGTGTATTTCCAGGGGACAAAAGACACGCCCCTGGAGCATCACTTATACGTGGTTAGCTACGACTCACCGGGAGATATCGTCCGATTGACAAAGCCAGGCTTTTCACACAGTTGCTCTGTAAGCCAG AACTTCGACATGTTCATCAGCCACTATAGCAACGTGAGCACTCCTCCCTTCGTTCACGTCTACAAGCTGGTTGGTTCAGACAGCGACCCTTTGCACAAAGAGCCAGAGTTCTGGGCCAGCATGATGGAGGCAGCAG GATGCCCAGCAGATTATGTTCCACCCGAGATATTTAGTTTCCCTGCAAAGTCAGGCTTTGATCTGTATGGAATGCTGTACAAACCACACAACTTGAAACCGGGCAAAAAACACCCAGCCATACTGTTCGTGTATGGTGGTCCACAG GTGCAGTTAGTGAACAACTCTTACAAAGGAGTGAAGTATTTGCGTCTGAACACACTAGCATCTCTAGGTTATGCCGTGGTCGTTATCGATGGAAGAGGCTCGTGCCAGAGGGGTCTGAAGTTTGAAGGGGCTCTAAAAAACAAAATG GGTCAGGTGGAGATTGAGGACCAAGTGGAGGGTCTTCAGTATGTGGCTGACAAGTACAAGTTTATAGACTTAAGTCGTGTGGCCATTCATGGCTGGTCTTACGGAGGATTTCTCTCCCTCATGGGACTCATTCATAGGCCGAATGTGTTCAAG GTGGCCGTAGCCGGAGCTCCTGTAACAGTGTGGATGGCTTATGACACTGGCTATACTGAACGCTACATGGACGTGCCTGAAAACAACCTGCAGGGCTATGAAGCGGGTTCTGTGGCCTTGCATGTGGACAAGCTACCGAATGA GCCAAACCGGTTATTAATCTTACATGGGTTCCTTGATGAGAATGTGCACTTTTTCCACACCAACTTCCTGGTGTCTCAGCTTATCCGTGCAGGGAAGCCATATCAGCTACAG ATCTATCCCAACGAGAGGCACAGCATCCGCTGCCCCGAGTCCGGCGAGCACTACGAGATCATGCTGCTATATTTCCTCCAGCAGAATCTCTGA
- the dpp9 gene encoding dipeptidyl peptidase 9 isoform X3, with amino-acid sequence MTAVDDLSDSTEVVEMEDVSSQFFVEKHSWDGLREIIHGSRKYSGMIINKAPHDFQFVQKHDDSGPHSHRLYYLGMPYGSRENSLLYSEIPKKIRKEALLVLSWKQMLDHFQATPHHGVYSREEELLRERKRLGVFGITSYDYHAQSGLFLFQASNSLFYCHDGGHNGFIQAAPMKPVEIKTQCSGIRMDPKICPGDPNFIAFINNNDLWVTNIESGGERRLTFCHKGLNNVKDDPKSAGVATFVIQEEFDRFTGYWWCPAVSEGADGGKTLQLLYEEVDESEVEIIHVPSPALEERKADVYRYPRTGSKNPQISLKLAEIQTDEDGEVTSAQTKELVLPFKTLFPGVEYITRAGWTKDGKYAWAVFLDRSQQKLQLVLLPPALFLPVGVEDPQWEEHVAAMPEGVQPFVIYEEVTDIWINVHDIFYPFVQTSNDEISFLWVNESKTGFCHLYKITSLLQPGCQQWTKDYTPSDDDFKCSVKEEVTLTSGEWEVLARHGSKIWVNEETKLVYFQGTKDTPLEHHLYVVSYDSPGDIVRLTKPGFSHSCSVSQNFDMFISHYSNVSTPPFVHVYKLVGSDSDPLHKEPEFWASMMEAAGCPADYVPPEIFSFPAKSGFDLYGMLYKPHNLKPGKKHPAILFVYGGPQVQLVNNSYKGVKYLRLNTLASLGYAVVVIDGRGSCQRGLKFEGALKNKMGQVEIEDQVEGLQYVADKYKFIDLSRVAIHGWSYGGFLSLMGLIHRPNVFKVAVAGAPVTVWMAYDTGYTERYMDVPENNLQGYEAGSVALHVDKLPNEPNRLLILHGFLDENVHFFHTNFLVSQLIRAGKPYQLQIYPNERHSIRCPESGEHYEIMLLYFLQQNL; translated from the exons ATGACTGCAGTAGATGACCTTTCAGACAGCACTGAAGTGGTGGAGATGGAAGACGTGTCCTCCCAGTTCTTTGTGGAGAAGCACTCCTGGGATGGCTTGCGCGAAATCATCCACGGAAGTCGGAAGTACTCCGGAATGATCATCAACAAGGCACCCCACGACTTCCAGTTTGTACAGAAACATGATGATTCAGGCCCTCATTCTCATCGCCTGTACTATCTTG gTATGCCCTATGGGAGCAGGGAAAACTCATTACTGTACTCAGAAATTCCAAAGAAGATCAGGAAAGAAGCTCTTCTGGTTCTGTCCTGGAAGCAGATGTTGGATCACTTTCAG GCGACTCCTCATCACGGCGTGTACTCTCGGGAGGAGGAGCTCCTGCGCGAGCGGAAACGCCTCGGCGTGTTCGGCATCACGTCCTATGACTATCATGCGCAAAGCGGCCTTTTCCTTTTTCAAGCTAGCAACAGCCTTTTCTATTGTCATGATGGTGGACATAATGGCTTCATT CAGGCCGCACCCATGAAGCCCGTGGAGATTAAAACTCAGTGCTCAGGGATTCGCATGGACCCCAAGATATGTCCCGGAGACCCCAACTTCATAGCCTTCATCAACAACAATGACCTGTGGGTGACCAACATCGAATCCGGAGGGGAACGGAGGCTGACCTTCTGTCATAAAG GCTTGAATAATGTAAAGGATGACCCAAAGTCAGCTGGTGTCGCGACCTTTGTGATTCAGGAGGAGTTTGATCGTTTCACTGGATACTGGTGGTGTCCAGCAGTTTCAGAAG GTGCAGATGGAGGAAAGACCCTGCAGCTGCTGTATGAAGAAGTGGATGAGTCGGAGGTAGAGATCATTCACGTTCCTTCACCAGCCCTGGAGGAGCGCAAAGCTGATGTATATAGATACCCACGCACCG GGAGTAAAAACCCACAGATCAGTCTGAAACTGGCTGAAATTCAAACAGATGAAGATGGTGAG GTTACAAGCGCACAGACCAAGGAGCTCGTTCTGCCTTTCAAAACACTGTTCCCTGGGGTGGAGTACATCACGCGGGCTGGCTGGACAAAAGACGGCAAATA CGCATGGGCAGTGTTTCTGGACCGCAGTCAACAGAAGCTGCAGCTGGTTCTCCTACCCCCTGCGTTATTTCTCCCGGTGGGTGTGGAAGATCCACAGTGGGAGGAGCATGTGGCTGCCATGCCTGAGGGAGTGCAGCCCTTCGTCATCTACGAGGAGGTGACGGATATCTGGATCAAT GTCCACGATATCTTCTACCCTTTCGTCCAAACAAGTAACGACGAGATTAGCTTCCTGTGGGTGAACGAATCAAAAACGGGCTTCTGCCATTTGTACAAAATCACAAGCCTTCTACAGCCAGGTTGCCAGCAGTGGACTAAAGACTACACTCCCTCTGATG ACGATTTCAAATGTTCAGTAAAGGAGGAGGTGACCTTAACCAGTGGAGAGTGGGAGGTGCTTGCTAGGCATGGGTCCAAG ATCTGGGTAAATGAAGAAACGAAGCTGGTGTATTTCCAGGGGACAAAAGACACGCCCCTGGAGCATCACTTATACGTGGTTAGCTACGACTCACCGGGAGATATCGTCCGATTGACAAAGCCAGGCTTTTCACACAGTTGCTCTGTAAGCCAG AACTTCGACATGTTCATCAGCCACTATAGCAACGTGAGCACTCCTCCCTTCGTTCACGTCTACAAGCTGGTTGGTTCAGACAGCGACCCTTTGCACAAAGAGCCAGAGTTCTGGGCCAGCATGATGGAGGCAGCAG GATGCCCAGCAGATTATGTTCCACCCGAGATATTTAGTTTCCCTGCAAAGTCAGGCTTTGATCTGTATGGAATGCTGTACAAACCACACAACTTGAAACCGGGCAAAAAACACCCAGCCATACTGTTCGTGTATGGTGGTCCACAG GTGCAGTTAGTGAACAACTCTTACAAAGGAGTGAAGTATTTGCGTCTGAACACACTAGCATCTCTAGGTTATGCCGTGGTCGTTATCGATGGAAGAGGCTCGTGCCAGAGGGGTCTGAAGTTTGAAGGGGCTCTAAAAAACAAAATG GGTCAGGTGGAGATTGAGGACCAAGTGGAGGGTCTTCAGTATGTGGCTGACAAGTACAAGTTTATAGACTTAAGTCGTGTGGCCATTCATGGCTGGTCTTACGGAGGATTTCTCTCCCTCATGGGACTCATTCATAGGCCGAATGTGTTCAAG GTGGCCGTAGCCGGAGCTCCTGTAACAGTGTGGATGGCTTATGACACTGGCTATACTGAACGCTACATGGACGTGCCTGAAAACAACCTGCAGGGCTATGAAGCGGGTTCTGTGGCCTTGCATGTGGACAAGCTACCGAATGA GCCAAACCGGTTATTAATCTTACATGGGTTCCTTGATGAGAATGTGCACTTTTTCCACACCAACTTCCTGGTGTCTCAGCTTATCCGTGCAGGGAAGCCATATCAGCTACAG ATCTATCCCAACGAGAGGCACAGCATCCGCTGCCCCGAGTCCGGCGAGCACTACGAGATCATGCTGCTATATTTCCTCCAGCAGAATCTCTGA